Proteins from one Deinococcus sp. AB2017081 genomic window:
- a CDS encoding DNA gyrase subunit B: protein MTQLNDTPVNDLVEEITTNAQPNADYTAADISVLEGMDAVRKRPGMYVQGGTGIDGYHQLLTEIIDNGIDEKLAGFATELNVILHADGSATITDDGRGIPVDIMKSKGRPAIEVIFSELHAGGKFGGGAYKVSGGLHGVGSTVVNALSTFLDVTVNKGGQLHRIRFERGILVEPLHVVSDTPSTVKWATSVSFHPDPTIFKEFENQFNYDRIRNRLRELAYLTGMKIIIRDERTELHAGTVKEETFYEQGGIANFARALVTDDSKLLYDQPIVMRGKNSDVEVEVAFIHANTYASDNILTYANMIRTRDGGTPLTGFKTAYTRILNKYARDKNLIKSGNPVPTGDDLLEGIYCVVSVKLGEPQFESQAKVKLLNSEAQTAVNAVVGEKFAEFLEENPKVGKTIVEKAAEAARAREAARKARDIVRRSNPLENDDLPGKLADCSSQDPAESEMFIVEGISAGGSAKGGRERRFQAILPLRGKILNVEKAELNKILKNAEIRALIAAIGAGVEGTGDRMHFDLSNLRYHKIIIMTDADMDGGHIATLLLTFFYRYMRPVVEAGYLYIAQPPLYRIMVGREKKGTYLYDNDALKEHVARANKEGKKYEIQRFKGLGEMNADQLWDTTMNPETRALKRVGIEDLIVANEVFENLMGIEVGPRKTFIQENARFAEISV, encoded by the coding sequence ATGACCCAACTGAACGACACGCCCGTGAACGACCTGGTCGAAGAGATCACCACCAATGCCCAACCCAACGCCGACTACACCGCCGCCGACATCTCCGTGCTGGAAGGCATGGACGCCGTGCGCAAGCGCCCCGGCATGTACGTGCAGGGTGGCACGGGCATCGACGGCTACCACCAGCTCCTGACCGAGATCATCGACAACGGCATCGACGAGAAACTCGCCGGATTCGCCACCGAGCTGAACGTGATCCTGCACGCCGACGGCAGCGCCACCATCACCGACGACGGGCGCGGCATTCCGGTGGACATCATGAAGAGCAAGGGCCGCCCGGCCATCGAGGTCATCTTCAGCGAGCTGCACGCCGGGGGCAAGTTCGGCGGCGGCGCGTACAAGGTCTCCGGCGGCCTGCACGGTGTGGGCTCCACGGTCGTGAACGCGCTGTCCACCTTCCTGGATGTCACGGTCAACAAGGGCGGCCAGCTGCATCGCATCCGCTTCGAGCGCGGCATTCTGGTCGAGCCGCTGCACGTGGTCAGCGACACGCCCAGCACCGTGAAGTGGGCGACCAGCGTGAGCTTCCACCCGGATCCCACGATCTTCAAGGAGTTCGAGAACCAGTTCAACTACGACCGGATCCGCAATCGCCTGCGCGAGCTGGCGTACCTGACCGGCATGAAGATCATCATCCGCGACGAGCGCACCGAGCTGCACGCCGGGACCGTCAAGGAAGAGACCTTCTACGAGCAGGGCGGCATTGCCAATTTTGCGCGTGCCCTGGTCACGGACGACAGCAAGCTGCTGTACGACCAGCCCATCGTCATGCGCGGCAAGAACAGCGACGTGGAGGTCGAGGTCGCGTTCATCCACGCCAACACGTATGCCAGCGACAACATCCTGACCTACGCCAACATGATCCGCACCCGCGACGGCGGCACGCCGCTGACCGGCTTCAAGACGGCGTACACCCGCATTCTGAACAAGTACGCCCGCGACAAGAACCTGATCAAGTCCGGCAACCCGGTGCCTACCGGCGACGACCTGCTGGAAGGCATCTACTGCGTCGTCTCGGTCAAGCTGGGCGAGCCGCAGTTCGAGTCGCAGGCCAAGGTCAAGCTGCTGAACTCCGAGGCGCAGACGGCCGTGAACGCGGTCGTGGGCGAGAAGTTCGCGGAGTTCCTGGAAGAGAACCCCAAGGTCGGCAAGACCATTGTGGAGAAGGCCGCCGAGGCCGCCCGTGCCCGCGAGGCCGCCCGCAAGGCCCGCGACATCGTGCGCCGCAGCAACCCGCTGGAAAACGACGATCTGCCGGGCAAGCTGGCCGACTGCTCCAGCCAGGATCCCGCCGAGTCCGAGATGTTCATCGTGGAAGGGATTTCCGCCGGTGGCAGCGCCAAGGGTGGCCGCGAACGCCGCTTCCAGGCGATCCTTCCCCTGCGCGGCAAGATCCTGAACGTCGAGAAGGCCGAGCTGAACAAGATCCTGAAGAACGCCGAGATCCGCGCCCTGATCGCGGCCATCGGCGCTGGCGTGGAAGGCACGGGCGACCGCATGCACTTCGACCTGAGCAACCTGCGCTACCACAAGATCATCATCATGACCGACGCCGACATGGACGGCGGGCACATCGCCACACTGCTCCTGACCTTCTTCTACCGCTACATGCGCCCGGTTGTCGAGGCGGGCTACCTGTACATCGCCCAGCCGCCGCTGTACCGCATCATGGTCGGCCGCGAGAAGAAGGGCACGTACCTGTACGACAACGACGCCCTAAAAGAGCACGTGGCCCGTGCCAACAAGGAAGGCAAGAAGTACGAGATCCAGCGCTTCAAGGGACTGGGCGAGATGAATGCCGACCAGCTGTGGGACACCACCATGAACCCTGAGACGCGAGCGCTGAAGCGCGTGGGCATCGAAGACCTCATTGTCGCCAACGAAGTCTTCGAGAACCTGATGGGCATAGAAGTGGGGCCGCGCAAGACGTTCATTCAGGAAAACGCGAGGTTCGCAGAAATTAGCGTATAA